A window of Akkermansia muciniphila contains these coding sequences:
- a CDS encoding PP2C family protein-serine/threonine phosphatase — protein sequence MAPRTPDTLDCASAQWIGKRREQEDVVKSLPAAGGMLGIVCDGMGGHLRGDCASCVVAEEFARAFAESMVEDIPERLTDALHAANRALASIQKEPEESGTTLLAVFIRGHSLWWISVGDSPLYLWSGADSFRMDRLNEDHSMRPIADCLYRKGEMSLQGALRQRCVLRSAVMGGPMELVDISAVPLLLHPGDAVLACSDGLQVWCELLREPSFLALQKARDCSSRELAATIMEQVKDMLEPQQDNASVWAAVMRKPGTEGK from the coding sequence ATGGCTCCCCGCACCCCGGATACCCTGGACTGCGCTTCCGCCCAATGGATCGGCAAACGCCGTGAGCAGGAAGACGTGGTTAAAAGCCTTCCCGCCGCCGGCGGGATGCTGGGGATTGTGTGCGACGGCATGGGGGGCCATCTCCGCGGGGACTGCGCTTCCTGCGTGGTGGCGGAGGAATTTGCCCGGGCTTTTGCAGAAAGCATGGTGGAGGATATTCCGGAACGGCTGACGGACGCCCTGCATGCCGCCAACCGTGCGCTGGCCTCCATCCAGAAGGAACCGGAGGAATCCGGAACCACCCTGCTGGCCGTCTTCATCCGCGGCCATTCCCTGTGGTGGATCAGCGTGGGGGACTCCCCCCTCTACCTGTGGAGCGGAGCGGACAGCTTCCGCATGGACCGCCTGAATGAAGACCACTCCATGAGGCCGATTGCGGATTGCCTTTACCGGAAGGGGGAAATGTCCCTCCAGGGCGCCCTGCGCCAGCGCTGCGTGCTCCGTTCCGCCGTCATGGGCGGCCCCATGGAACTGGTGGACATCAGCGCCGTTCCCCTGCTCCTGCACCCCGGGGATGCGGTGCTGGCCTGTTCGGACGGCCTGCAGGTCTGGTGCGAGCTGCTGAGGGAGCCTTCCTTCCTGGCCCTTCAGAAAGCCCGTGACTGTTCCAGCCGGGAGCTGGCGGCAACCATCATGGAGCAGGTGAAGGACATGCTGGAGCCCCAGCAGGACAATGCCTCCGTCTGGGCCGCCGTAATGCGGAAGCCGGGGACTGAAGGTAAATAA
- the plsY gene encoding glycerol-3-phosphate 1-O-acyltransferase PlsY — protein sequence MIAWIVLYIAASYLVGAVPFGYLAGRVRGLDLRQQGSCNIGATNAWRVLGWKWGLSVFILDFLKGFVPVFGALNWLPFLTGDAGGWDFNAVVVLVCFAVVLGHTYTCFLGFKGGKGVATTAGVLFALNPVVACVALGAWLVFMVISGIVSLASLVAAVAMIAAGWWFYPLCRDGAVSPQILYVAFFTVVGALVILKHRSNIVRLLNGTEHSFYSKKSK from the coding sequence ATGATTGCCTGGATAGTTCTCTATATTGCAGCCTCCTACCTGGTTGGAGCGGTTCCGTTCGGCTACCTTGCCGGCAGGGTCAGGGGTCTTGACCTGAGGCAGCAGGGGTCCTGCAACATAGGCGCTACCAATGCATGGCGCGTGCTGGGCTGGAAGTGGGGCCTCTCCGTTTTCATCCTGGACTTTTTGAAGGGATTCGTGCCCGTGTTCGGCGCCCTGAACTGGCTGCCGTTCCTGACGGGGGATGCGGGCGGGTGGGACTTCAACGCCGTGGTCGTCCTCGTCTGTTTCGCCGTGGTGCTCGGCCATACCTATACCTGTTTTCTTGGGTTCAAGGGAGGAAAGGGCGTGGCGACAACGGCGGGCGTCTTATTTGCCCTTAATCCGGTGGTGGCCTGCGTGGCCCTGGGCGCGTGGCTGGTATTCATGGTAATCTCCGGCATCGTGTCGCTGGCCAGCCTGGTGGCCGCCGTGGCGATGATCGCCGCCGGATGGTGGTTCTATCCGCTTTGCCGGGATGGGGCCGTTTCTCCCCAGATACTTTACGTTGCCTTTTTCACGGTGGTGGGGGCGCTGGTCATTCTCAAGCACCGTTCCAATATCGTGAGGCTTCTCAACGGAACGGAGCACTCCTTCTATTCCAAAAAGTCCAAGTAA